In one Juglans regia cultivar Chandler chromosome 11, Walnut 2.0, whole genome shotgun sequence genomic region, the following are encoded:
- the LOC108991400 gene encoding probable ubiquitin-conjugating enzyme E2 16 isoform X1, whose translation MTSSAAPSRNVCLFLFCLNMCMYHALSKIACNRLQKELVEWQVNPPAGFKHKVTDNLQRWVIEVNGAPGTLYANETYQLQVDFPEHYPMEAPQVIFLSPAPLHPHIYSNGHICLDILYDSWSPAMTVSSICISILSMLSSSTLKQRPADDDRYVKNCRNGRSPKETRWWFHDDKV comes from the exons ATGACCAGTTCTGCTGCTCCTTCACGGAATGTCTGTCTCTTTCTTTTCTGCTTAAATATGTGCATGTATCAT GCTCTAAGCAAGATCGCCTGCAATCGGCTTCAGAAAGAGCTCGTGGAGTGGCAGGTTAATCCTCCCGCAGGATTTAAGCACAAAGTTACTGATAATCTGCAAag ATGGGTGATCGAAGTCAACGGTGCTCCAGGGACTCTGTACGCAAATGAAACATACCAGCTTCAAGTTGATTTTCCCGAGCATTACCCTATGGAGGCACCACAG GTGATTTTTCTCTCACCAGCTCCTCTGCACCCCCACATTTATAGCAACGGCCATATCTGCTTAG ATATCCTGTATGATTCATGGTCTCCAGCCATGACTGTGAGTTCTATCTGTATCAGCATTCTATCGATGTTATCAAGTTCAACTCTCAAG CAACGCCCAGCAGATGATGATCGGTATGTGAAAAACTGTAGAAATGGTAGATCTCCCAAGGAGACGAGATGGTGGTTCCACGATGATAAAGTTTAA
- the LOC108991400 gene encoding probable ubiquitin-conjugating enzyme E2 16 isoform X2: MTSSAAPSRNALSKIACNRLQKELVEWQVNPPAGFKHKVTDNLQRWVIEVNGAPGTLYANETYQLQVDFPEHYPMEAPQVIFLSPAPLHPHIYSNGHICLDILYDSWSPAMTVSSICISILSMLSSSTLKQRPADDDRYVKNCRNGRSPKETRWWFHDDKV; encoded by the exons ATGACCAGTTCTGCTGCTCCTTCACGGAAT GCTCTAAGCAAGATCGCCTGCAATCGGCTTCAGAAAGAGCTCGTGGAGTGGCAGGTTAATCCTCCCGCAGGATTTAAGCACAAAGTTACTGATAATCTGCAAag ATGGGTGATCGAAGTCAACGGTGCTCCAGGGACTCTGTACGCAAATGAAACATACCAGCTTCAAGTTGATTTTCCCGAGCATTACCCTATGGAGGCACCACAG GTGATTTTTCTCTCACCAGCTCCTCTGCACCCCCACATTTATAGCAACGGCCATATCTGCTTAG ATATCCTGTATGATTCATGGTCTCCAGCCATGACTGTGAGTTCTATCTGTATCAGCATTCTATCGATGTTATCAAGTTCAACTCTCAAG CAACGCCCAGCAGATGATGATCGGTATGTGAAAAACTGTAGAAATGGTAGATCTCCCAAGGAGACGAGATGGTGGTTCCACGATGATAAAGTTTAA
- the LOC108991400 gene encoding probable ubiquitin-conjugating enzyme E2 18 isoform X3, whose translation MTSSAAPSRNVCLFLFCLNMCMYHALSKIACNRLQKELVEWQVNPPAGFKHKVTDNLQRWVIEVNGAPGTLYANETYQLQVDFPEHYPMEAPQVIFLSPAPLHPHIYSNGHICLVYKANVMDPTPGKVLR comes from the exons ATGACCAGTTCTGCTGCTCCTTCACGGAATGTCTGTCTCTTTCTTTTCTGCTTAAATATGTGCATGTATCAT GCTCTAAGCAAGATCGCCTGCAATCGGCTTCAGAAAGAGCTCGTGGAGTGGCAGGTTAATCCTCCCGCAGGATTTAAGCACAAAGTTACTGATAATCTGCAAag ATGGGTGATCGAAGTCAACGGTGCTCCAGGGACTCTGTACGCAAATGAAACATACCAGCTTCAAGTTGATTTTCCCGAGCATTACCCTATGGAGGCACCACAG GTGATTTTTCTCTCACCAGCTCCTCTGCACCCCCACATTTATAGCAACGGCCATATCTGCTTAG TTTACAAGGCAAATGTGATGGACCCAACTCCTGGCAAAGTGTTGAGGTGA